GCTTTAAAAGAGCATTCTTGCGAATTTCGTAATTGTGTAATTGATCGTTAGGATGAATTTTTTGATATAAGTCTTTATTGGAAGCTTCGATACGTAATAAATAACGATGTGCTCCTGCTTCGTACCACTCGCGGTAAGTTTCTTCCGATTGTTCGCCTAACGAAAGGGTAATTCCTAACTTACCATGGGATAATGTTTTTATTTGTTTTAATAATTCGGTTATATGATGAACATATTGTGGCGAGCTTATTTCACCAGCTTGTAAAACAATGCTGCCATAATTTTTCTCGTAGGCAAAACGGGCTGCTTCTAATACTTCTTCATCGCTAATGGTATAGCGTTCAACTTTTTTATTATCACGACGAATGCCACAATAATAACAGTTTTTAGCACAAACATTCGAATATTCGATAAGTCCTCTGAAATATACTTTTTTGCCAATGTAGGTTTCTTTTATTTCTTTCGATTTTTCGAGAAGATAGGCACGATCGTCGCCTTTGCATTGAAGCAAAAGTGCAATATCTTCTTTGGATGCTTGACCGGTTTGAATAAGTTGATCAATTATAGATCGCATATTATTTTTTTATTCAGCAAAGATAAAATAATATTTTAATCTTTTCAATACTTAAATGTCATAAATAATTTAAATGTTCAAAGGCTATTATAAAAAAGAGGCTGTCCTTTTGAGACAGCCTCCTCATTTTATTGTTGAAAAATGTTTTATTTAACTTCTTCAAAGTCAACGTCGGTAACTTCTGAGTCTGATTTTGTATGATTGGTATTGTTTTGATTTTCTGCGTTAGGTTGCTGAGCTCCAGTATTTTTGTACATTTCTTCGCTTGCTTTATGGAATATTTCGTTTAGTTCATTCATAGCTTTATCAATACGGTCGAGGTCTTCGCTCTTATGTGCATCTTTAAGTTTTTGAATAGCAGCTTCAATCTGTGAACGTTTGTCGGCCGGAATTTTATCTCCAAACTCTTTTAGTTGCTTTTCAGTTTGGAAAATAAGGCTATCGGCAGCATTGAGTTTATCGATTTTTTCTTTGAATTTGCGGTCTGCTTCGGCATTCGCTTCGGCTTCAGCTTTCATGCGTTTAATTTCGTCTTCGGTTAATCCTGATGAAGCTTCGATGCGGATGCTTTGTTGTTTACCGGTAGCTTTATCTTTAGCCGATACATTTAAAATACCGTTAGCGTCGATATCGAACGTAACTTCAATTTGTGGAACTCCTCTTGGTGCGGCGGGTATGCCATCGAGGTGGAAACGTCCTATGGTTTTGTTTTGGCTTGCCTGTGTGCGTTCTCCTTGAAGTACATGTATTTCAACGGAGGTTTGATTATCGGCTGCAGTTGTAAAAGTTTCAGTTTTGCGTGTGGGAATTGTTGTATTGGCTTCGATGAGTTTTGTCATAACGCCACCAAGGGTTTCGATACCTAGTGATAGAGGTGTAACGTCGAGCAATAATACATCTTTAACTTCGCCAGTGAGAACGCCACCTTGAATGGCAGCACCAACAGCTACTACTTCGTCGGGGTTTACTCCTTTAGAGGGTGTTTTACCAAAGAAATCTTCTACTACTTTTTGAATAATAGGCACGCGGGTTGAACCACCAACTAAAATAACTTCGTCAATATCTTTAGGAGTTAATCCGGCATCTTTTAAAGCTTTTTTGCAAGGTTCAATGGTTTTTTGAACCAAATCGTCGATAAGTTGTTCGAATTTTGAACGTGTGAGTGTTTTTACAAGGTGCTTAGGAACGCCATCAACGGGCATGATATAGGGGAGGTTAATTTCAGTAGAGCTTGAACTTGAAAGTTCGATTTTAGCTTTTTCGGCAGCTTCTTTCAAGCGTTGAAGTGCCATGGGGTCTTTACGTAAATCTATACCTTCGTCTTTTTTAAATTCTTCGGCGAGCCAGTCAATAATACGTTGGTCAAAGTCGTCGCCCCCAAGGTGTGTGTCGCCATTGGTGCTTTTTACTTCAAAAACGCCATCGCCGAGTTCAAGAATGGATATGTCGAATGTACCGCCACCGAGATCGTAAACAGCGACTTTCATGTCGCGATTGCGTTTGTCGAGACCATAAGCCAGGGCAGCAGCGGTTGGCTCGTTAATAATACGACGAACGTTAAGACCTGCTATTTCGCCTGCTTCTTTTGTAGCTTGACGTTGTGCATCGTTGAAATAAGCTGGAACTGTAATTACAGCTTCGGTTACTTCTTGTCCTAAATAATCTTCGGCAGTTTTTTTCATTTTTTGTAAAATCATTGCCGAAATTTCTTGGGGAGTATATGTTCTGTCGTTAATTTTTATTCGAGGTGTGTTGTTTTCACCACGAACTACTTCGTAAGGAACGCGAGCTATTTCGTTAGAAACTTCGTCAAAGCGATTTCCCATAAATCGTTTAATGGAGTAAATCGTTTTTTTAGGATTGGTAATAGCTTGACGCTTAGCAGGGTCGCCTACTTTACGTTCGTTATTATCTAAAAATGCTACAATCGATGGAGTAGTACGTTTTCCTTCGCTATTGGGTATAACAACTGGATCGTTGCCTTCCATCACTGCAACACAAGAGTTTGTTGTTCCAAGGTCTATGCCTATAATTTTTCCCATAATATAAAATATTTAAAGTTTGCTGGTAAATAACAAGCTTAATGCCAAGTAATAAAAAAACATAAAAAGTGAAAAAATGGCAGATTATTTAAAAAATTTCTGTCAGATTATGGAAATAGTTGCCAATTTAATTGAACTTCAGAATAAGGTGCAAATTTTAAATCTTTAGTAATGGTACCCATCGAAAGAGAATCGATCGTTCTTCCTGCTAATGGCTTGCCTATTTCATATTTAGTATATCGGGATGTAAATAAACCAATTCCATTATTAATATTACTAAAGCTGGGTTTATCCATCGAAAGGCTTGTGCTAGGGGCGCTTACTTGCATGTAGGCGTATAAATCATTACTTCCAGCATAAGTAATAATTTGAATACTACTTTGTGCAGGAATTCTTTTAATAACCTGATTATTGGATTTTATATTGTTTTTAACTGCTTCATAAAAACTTATCGATGGGTATTCAATGTTAATGATTTCATCACCATATATGGTATTTGTTGTAAATGTGTTAAGTTTTATGTCAATGTAATGTTTAGTGGTATCGGTTGAAGTTAATTCGTAGTAAAAAAATCTTAATACAGGTTGAATTAAACGAGCATTAGCAGGTGTTTTTATATTAAATTTAAAATATGTGGAAGTAAATGATATTTGTGGCGGTACATTTTGAAGTGAGAAATTTCCAATCATTTTGGTTTCAGCGTTTACAATTTTTTCATCTATTAAAATATTAAGCTTATAGGTAGCATCGGTATTTAATGGAGTGTTGGTAGCGAAATAATAATTTTTTTGATAAGCAAAAATTCCGCTGTCGCGTGCAATTGACGAATCTTTTTGTAAATTTATGGTACGATTCAGATTACCGTTAATCCACTCTTCTAATTTAACAATAATAGGTTTTTGGTAATAAATCGAATCGGCGATTTGCGCCATTTGATATGCATTCCCTTCGCCAAGAAATGATTTTGAAACACGAATTATTTGGATAGAATCGTTGGCATTTAATAAACCATATACAATAGTATTATCTTTCCAACGATCAAAAATATCTAAATCGTTGTTGCACTGGTAAAAAATAAAAGGTAATAGAAGTATAAAAAAGAATATTTTTAACGACGGTCTAATATATCGTATTGATATATAATGCGATATGTAAATTAAATTTTTCATTGCTATTTCGTAAAAAAAACTGAACTTTGTGGCAAAGATATAAATTATATTTCAATGAACTTTCCAACTGTAAAAAAAGTAACAACGCATGTACTTGCCGAAATGAAATTGCGTGGTGAAAAAATATCGATGCTTACAGCATACGATTATTCAATGGCGAAAATTCTTGATAGTGCAGGTATCGATGTTATTTTAGTTGGCGATTCGGCTTCGAATGTAATGGCAGGTTACGATACGACTATTCCTATAACCCTCGATGAAATGATATATCATGGTGCATCGGTTGTAAGGGCAGTTAAAAGAGCGTTAGTTGTGGTAGATTTGCCTTTTGGTACCTATCAGGGAAATTCAAAAGAGGCACTTAATTCAGCTATTCGAATTATGAAAGAAACGGGTGCCGCCGCTGTAAAACTCGAAGGAGGTGAAGAGATTAAAGAAAGCATTCAGCGAATTTTGTCGGCTGGCATACCCGTTATGGGACACCTTGGACTTACACCTCAAAGTATTCATAAATTTGGAACATTTGTTGTTAGAGCTCGCGAAGAGCAAGAGGCTAAAAAGCTTATGAACGATGCTCAAATACTTGATGAATTAGGATGTTTTGCAATTGTACTAGAAAAAATACCAGCACAATTAGCTACTAATGTAGCTAAAACTGTAAAAACACCTGTTATTGGAATTGGTGCGGGTGGAGGAGTCGATGGGCAAGTATTGGTTTTACATGATATGCTGGGCATTACAACAGAGTTCTCGCCACGTTTTTTAAGACGTTATCATAACCTTTTTGATGAAATTAAAAATGCGGTTGGTAGATATATTTATGATGTTAAAACACAAGATTTTCCAAATGAAAAAGAACAATATTAAAGATGTTCGATCATAATAATATACTTTTTGAAGATAATCATATTATAATTATTAATAAGGAGTCGGGGCAGTTGGTTCAGCCCGATAAAGAAGAAAACCAATCGCTCGAAGAAGAAATAAAAAATTACATAAAAGAACGCGATCGGAAACCTGGAAATGTGTTTTTAGGTGTTATTCATCGAATTGACAGACCTGTTAGTGGAATTGTATTATTTGCTAAAACTAGCAAAGCCTTGGCACGACTTAATCAAATGCAACAAGAACGAAAAATTATAAAAATATACTGGGCTATTACAGCCAATATTCCAGACCAAACTAAAGGCACACTTGAACACTATATAGTACGAAACGAGAGTAAGAATATTTCGTATGTAAGAAAAAAAGAAAACAAAAATGCAAAATTGGCAGTGTTAAACTACGAAATTATAGGCAAATCCGATTTGTAT
The sequence above is a segment of the Bacteroidales bacterium genome. Coding sequences within it:
- the panB gene encoding 3-methyl-2-oxobutanoate hydroxymethyltransferase; protein product: MNFPTVKKVTTHVLAEMKLRGEKISMLTAYDYSMAKILDSAGIDVILVGDSASNVMAGYDTTIPITLDEMIYHGASVVRAVKRALVVVDLPFGTYQGNSKEALNSAIRIMKETGAAAVKLEGGEEIKESIQRILSAGIPVMGHLGLTPQSIHKFGTFVVRAREEQEAKKLMNDAQILDELGCFAIVLEKIPAQLATNVAKTVKTPVIGIGAGGGVDGQVLVLHDMLGITTEFSPRFLRRYHNLFDEIKNAVGRYIYDVKTQDFPNEKEQY
- a CDS encoding RluA family pseudouridine synthase → MFDHNNILFEDNHIIIINKESGQLVQPDKEENQSLEEEIKNYIKERDRKPGNVFLGVIHRIDRPVSGIVLFAKTSKALARLNQMQQERKIIKIYWAITANIPDQTKGTLEHYIVRNESKNISYVRKKENKNAKLAVLNYEIIGKSDLYYLWKIELLTGRHHQIRCQLAHIQCPIRGDVKYGFPRSNHDKSISLHARSIHFLHPISNKEISIVAPVPNEKLWKIFEKSVND
- the hydE gene encoding [FeFe] hydrogenase H-cluster radical SAM maturase HydE; the protein is MRSIIDQLIQTGQASKEDIALLLQCKGDDRAYLLEKSKEIKETYIGKKVYFRGLIEYSNVCAKNCYYCGIRRDNKKVERYTISDEEVLEAARFAYEKNYGSIVLQAGEISSPQYVHHITELLKQIKTLSHGKLGITLSLGEQSEETYREWYEAGAHRYLLRIEASNKDLYQKIHPNDQLHNYEIRKNALLKLKKVGYQVGTGVMIGLPYQTFDDLASDLLFMKELDIDMCGMGPYIEHAETPLYELRNTLMPLEERYDLTLKMIAILRIMMKYINIASTTALQAIDPIGREKAITIGANIIMPNITPRKYRDKYFLYENKPCSDEDAEDCIKCLEMRIKFAGGEIGYGEWGDSKHFLNKKHYV
- the dnaK gene encoding molecular chaperone DnaK, with the protein product MGKIIGIDLGTTNSCVAVMEGNDPVVIPNSEGKRTTPSIVAFLDNNERKVGDPAKRQAITNPKKTIYSIKRFMGNRFDEVSNEIARVPYEVVRGENNTPRIKINDRTYTPQEISAMILQKMKKTAEDYLGQEVTEAVITVPAYFNDAQRQATKEAGEIAGLNVRRIINEPTAAALAYGLDKRNRDMKVAVYDLGGGTFDISILELGDGVFEVKSTNGDTHLGGDDFDQRIIDWLAEEFKKDEGIDLRKDPMALQRLKEAAEKAKIELSSSSSTEINLPYIMPVDGVPKHLVKTLTRSKFEQLIDDLVQKTIEPCKKALKDAGLTPKDIDEVILVGGSTRVPIIQKVVEDFFGKTPSKGVNPDEVVAVGAAIQGGVLTGEVKDVLLLDVTPLSLGIETLGGVMTKLIEANTTIPTRKTETFTTAADNQTSVEIHVLQGERTQASQNKTIGRFHLDGIPAAPRGVPQIEVTFDIDANGILNVSAKDKATGKQQSIRIEASSGLTEDEIKRMKAEAEANAEADRKFKEKIDKLNAADSLIFQTEKQLKEFGDKIPADKRSQIEAAIQKLKDAHKSEDLDRIDKAMNELNEIFHKASEEMYKNTGAQQPNAENQNNTNHTKSDSEVTDVDFEEVK